One segment of Argiope bruennichi chromosome 11, qqArgBrue1.1, whole genome shotgun sequence DNA contains the following:
- the LOC129957229 gene encoding TD and POZ domain-containing protein 5-like, translated as MSKSDCVSFNWAVNNFRYSWQKPDEAIVSPTFFIYMPEETKWGLRLFPRGTIDDDCISLFLYRYRDCNGPEKIEVEYSLEMLAADDSILANRSEKEVFGKDTQKGFARYQSRKTVTTEALKYLPRGILTVRCRMIQFEGKSVEIRQIFARTNIRIENRFFLWLVEKFSSLTSDNIQSFSIKSASQEDLIKMNIHTDKNYPDRINFTICSFDRCMKFAFLKISIVDYYKKLNSAGEYECWLICGKCSKFQFKFTKNQLMDHRGSYLNNDVLTLKFELTISTEVSFQGIEIVSGVYTSNLAPNVVIENWRKCILEEKKSDSACSLITDLADLLEDKNAFDMKLQTKTNVFPVHTLILSARSPVFKAMFSTEMKERINGCVDVSDLDDKTVIQFLVYMYTDQLDQNLEWDDVLKLYRTADKYAVTSLKEKCSAYLKENLNLANACEALVLSHLHQDEKLKLTVQNLILRSAKRMFKSEEWRKLADSHSKVVLETMLRNWNEE; from the coding sequence ATGAGCAAGAGTGATTGTGTTTCATTTAACTGGGctgttaataattttagataCTCTTGGCAAAAACCCGATGAAGCTATTGTTAGccctacattttttatttatatgcctGAAGAAACTAAATGGGGACTGCGGTTGTTTCCCCGTGGGACTATTGACGATGACTGCATCTCTCTATTTCTGTATCGATATAGAGACTGTAATGGCCCTGAAAAAATAGAAGTTGAATACAGTTTGGAAATGCTGGCCGCTGATGATTCTATTCTGGCTAATAGATCTGAAAAGGAAGTATTCGGAAAGGATACGCAAAAGGGCTTTGCAAGATATCAGAGTAGAAAAACTGTTACAACAGAAGCACTGAAATATTTGCCACGAGGCATCTTGACGGTTCGCTGTAGAATGATCCAGTTTGAAGGAAAATCTGTGGAAATTCGACAGATATTTGCACGAACTAATATTAGAATCGAAAATCGTTTTTTCCTGTGGCTAGTAGAAAAATTCAGCAGTTTAACATCTGATAACATACAGTCCTTCTCAATTAAATCAGCGTCCCAAgaggatttaattaaaatgaatatacacACCGATAAAAACTACCCAGATAGAATTAATTTCACTATCTGCTCTTTTGATCGGTGCATGAAATTTGCGTTTTTGAAGATATCAATAGTAGATTATTATAAGAAGCTGAACAGTGCTGGTGAATATGAATGTTGGCTTATTTGTGGGAAATGTTCCAAGTTCCAGTTTAAATTCACGAAAAATCAGTTGATGGATCATAGAGGTAGTTATCTGAATAATGATGTCTTAACTCTGAAATTCGAATTAACCATTTCCACTGAAGTTTCATTTCAAGGAATAGAAATTGTTAGTGGTGTGTATACCTCAAATCTAGCTCCGAATGTAGTAATTGAAAACTGGAGAAAGTGCATTCTCGAGGAAAAGAAATCGGATAGTGCCTGTTCGTTAATAACCGATTTAGCAGATTTATTGGAAGACAAAAATGCATTCGATATGAAACTTCAAACAAAAACGAATGTTTTTCCCGTCCACACCTTGATTCTAAGTGCAAGATCTCCAGTGTTTAAAGCAATGTTTTCCACTGAAATGAAGGAGAGAATAAACGGATGCGTCGATGTATCTGATTTGGATGACAAAACTGTAATTCAATTTCTCGTATACATGTACACTGACCAATTGGACCAGAATTTAGAATGGGATGATGTATTGAAGCTATACAGAACTGCTGATAAATACGCAGTAACCTCTCTCAAAGAAAAATGCTCTGCATATTTGAAGGAAAACTTGAATTTGGCTAACGCATGTGAAGCTTTGGTTCTTTCTCATTTGCACCAGGACGAAAAGTTGAAATTAACtgtgcaaaatttgatactgaGAAGTGCAAAAAGAATGTTCAAGTCTGAAGAATGGAGAAAATTGGCGGATAGTCATTCCAAAGTCGTTTTAGAGACAATGCTTCGAAACTGGAATGAAGAATGA